One region of Eupeodes corollae chromosome 1, idEupCoro1.1, whole genome shotgun sequence genomic DNA includes:
- the LOC129938836 gene encoding uncharacterized protein LOC129938836, whose translation MLKWTVSGPYKQTYLPTVAENTTTTTTTTNNNTNHDQDYIIRRRSTTTTTTITAATTAVADVPSSSRRRCSLPANSTAAVRRVSRKLSDNSSLRRKLLVGHDKENHLTSTPLPLSMRNASPLRKLGSLKDLSNITPDKFVASPVQTPKRIETPPKLQYASTLPTFGVEYSPCELVPGPILALRGIGIADNYFEKPRYLTHEFKDLNNQRAEKRAKMSSSAPPLAAEEDSSLSSSKMGDLTLERMIDAILESARKDRKVPKAKHQATHQHVMSPTYTPADDPASDLHEFWDPQNEKYQQEQDPFPARHPKTVFNEREVRTPEAYDKHAPGMDFQDAVASCQLRRQRAVRRKRKLTELKSSVKNSAQKLLKRRSFGDRLDTPKKKGTAKALRNISPDSGRNSSSDLEDCTLDGGNYTKRRLSFSPNDLKDN comes from the coding sequence atgttgaaatggACAGTGAGCGGTCCTTATAAGCAGACGTACTTGCCAACAGTTGCAGAAAATacaaccaccaccaccaccaccaccaacaaTAACACAAATCATGATCAAGATTACATAATACGCCGTAGGAgtacaacaactacaacaacaataactgcagcaacaacagcagtgGCAGATGTGCCGTCTTCAAGTCGCCGACGTTGTTCCCTACCAGCAAATTCTACCGCAGCAGTGCGGAGAGTAAGTCGAAAATTATCAGATAATTCTTCACTGAGGAGAAAACTGCTTGTGGGACATGACAAAGAGAATCATTTGACATCAACACCTTTGCCATTAAGTATGCGGAATGCAAGTCCTTTAAGAAAGTTAGGCTCCCTGAAAGACCTTAGCAATATTACCCCGGATAAGTTTGTAGCGAGTCCAGTGCAGACGCCGAAGAGAATCGAAACACCACCTAAACTACAATATGCATCGACACTGCCAACATTCGGTGTGGAGTACTCCCCTTGTGAACTGGTACCTGGACCGATATTAGCTCTACGAGGAATAGGAATAGCCGATAACTACTTTGAAAAACCCAGATATCTTACCCACGAATTTAAGGACCTTAATAATCAGAGGGCCGAGAAGCGTGCAAAGATGTCTAGTTCAGCTCCCCCACTGGCAGCGGAGGAAGATTCATCGCTTAGCTCATCGAAAATGGGCGATCTCACTTTGGAACGTATGATCGATGCAATCCTAGAAAGTGCACGAAAAGATCGAAAGGTCCCAAAAGCCAAGCATCAAGCCACACATCAGCATGTTATGTCTCCTACCTACACCCCAGCTGATGATCCTGCCAGTGATCTGCACGAGTTCTGGGACCCTCAAAACGAAAAATACCAGCAAGAGCAGGATCCATTTCCAGCACGGCATCCGAAGACGGTCTTCAATGAAAGGGAAGTTCGAACCCCGGAAGCTTATGATAAACATGCCCCAGGCATGGATTTTCAAGACGCTGTAGCTTCTTGTCAACTAAGGCGCCAACGGGCGGTAAGACGAAAGCGAAAACTTACCGAACTAAAATCAAGCGTCAAGAACTCTGCCCAAAAATTGCTCAAACGAAGAAGTTTCGGTGATCGCTTAGACACGCCCAAGAAAAAAGGTACAGCGAAAGCTTTGAGAAACATCAGTCCGGATAGCGGGCGGAATTCTTCAAGTGATCTAGAAGATTGTACTCTTGATGGAGGCAATTATACAAAACGAAGATTATCCTTCTCTCCAAATGACTTAAAggataattaa